A window of Phyllobacterium sp. T1293 contains these coding sequences:
- a CDS encoding ABC transporter ATP-binding protein has translation MTTHRTGSVIFSNVKKQFGNFTAIHDLSLDIEPGTLVTLLGPSGCGKTTTLRMLAGLEHPSSGRILIGGKDVTMLPANERDVSMVFQSYALFPHMSVLENVAYGLESSGMKKSDAREKAEEGLKQVGLAGYGQRLPAELSGGQQQRVAVARALVLEPQVLLLDEPLSNLDARLRRRVRTEIRELQQRLGFTAVYVTHDQEEALAVSDRIIVMQDGVIAQQGTPRELYEAPASSFIADFIGEANVVPCEVLRSDGGKAIIRIGTLEHTVPGRNAKPGPAKIAVRPNAITLEPEENGAFAGSIRHAAYLGDHVEYEVETASGTLFVVDPAVDRNLAPATNVSIGFHHRGIAIINN, from the coding sequence ATGACCACGCATCGCACCGGCTCTGTCATTTTCTCCAATGTCAAAAAACAATTCGGAAATTTCACGGCGATTCATGATCTGTCGCTGGACATCGAGCCCGGCACGCTTGTCACATTGCTTGGACCTTCCGGCTGCGGCAAGACCACGACCCTGCGCATGCTGGCCGGGCTTGAGCACCCGTCTTCGGGCCGTATCCTGATCGGCGGCAAGGATGTGACCATGCTGCCCGCCAATGAGCGCGATGTGTCGATGGTGTTCCAGTCTTACGCCTTGTTTCCGCATATGTCGGTGCTTGAGAACGTTGCTTACGGCCTTGAATCATCCGGCATGAAAAAGTCGGATGCCCGCGAAAAAGCAGAAGAAGGTCTTAAACAGGTTGGCCTTGCAGGGTATGGCCAGCGCCTGCCTGCCGAGCTTTCCGGTGGCCAGCAGCAGCGCGTTGCCGTTGCCCGCGCGCTGGTTCTGGAGCCGCAAGTGTTGCTGCTGGATGAACCCCTGTCCAATCTCGATGCGCGTCTGCGCCGCCGCGTGCGTACGGAAATCCGCGAGTTGCAGCAGCGGCTTGGTTTCACGGCAGTTTACGTCACCCATGATCAGGAGGAAGCGCTTGCCGTATCCGACCGCATCATCGTGATGCAGGACGGTGTGATTGCCCAGCAGGGGACGCCGCGCGAATTGTATGAGGCACCGGCTTCATCATTTATTGCCGACTTTATCGGCGAGGCCAATGTGGTGCCTTGTGAAGTGCTACGCAGCGATGGCGGCAAGGCTATTATCCGCATTGGCACGCTGGAACATACGGTGCCGGGGCGCAATGCCAAGCCGGGGCCAGCAAAGATTGCAGTGAGGCCGAACGCAATTACGCTGGAGCCAGAGGAGAACGGTGCCTTTGCCGGAAGCATCCGACACGCCGCCTATCTTGGCGATCATGTGGAATATGAGGTGGAAACGGCATCCGGAACACTGTTTGTGGTTGATCCGGCGGTTGATCGCAATCTTGCTCCCGCAACCAATGTGAGCATCGGTTTTCATCACCGTGGCATCGCTATCATCAACAACTGA
- a CDS encoding inositol monophosphatase family protein, which translates to MTSHAQAELQGRFGLAKKMAIEAGAVALAHFNARERLVIETKADPQDVVSIADREVEELIRARIGATYPGDAVLGEEYGVSEGTSEFTWVIDPIDGTSPFVNGMPTWCISIAAMRGEEIVVGVIYVPCNDELYASALGMGATLNGKPLMIDSEKTIRNAVTGIGANHHVTPAVVASLVEKLLEAGGNFIRNGSGALMLAYVAAGRLVGYYEPYMHAWDCMAGYCLVKEAGGWHHPFPVKGDGLTKGAPVLAAAPGAVDNLRKIAGL; encoded by the coding sequence ATGACATCGCATGCGCAAGCCGAATTGCAGGGCCGTTTTGGCCTTGCCAAGAAGATGGCTATCGAAGCCGGAGCCGTGGCACTGGCGCATTTCAATGCGCGCGAGCGGCTGGTTATTGAAACCAAGGCTGATCCGCAGGATGTGGTTTCAATCGCCGACCGGGAAGTGGAAGAACTGATCCGTGCGCGTATCGGCGCTACCTATCCCGGCGATGCAGTGCTTGGCGAAGAGTATGGTGTGAGCGAGGGAACCTCGGAGTTCACATGGGTCATTGACCCGATTGATGGCACCAGTCCTTTCGTCAACGGCATGCCGACCTGGTGTATTTCCATTGCGGCCATGCGTGGTGAGGAGATCGTTGTCGGGGTGATTTATGTGCCCTGCAATGATGAGCTTTATGCTTCAGCGCTTGGCATGGGTGCGACGCTGAACGGCAAGCCGCTCATGATCGATTCTGAAAAAACCATTCGCAATGCGGTGACGGGCATCGGTGCCAATCATCATGTCACCCCGGCGGTCGTTGCGTCGCTGGTGGAAAAGTTGCTGGAAGCGGGCGGCAATTTTATCCGCAATGGTTCAGGCGCACTCATGCTGGCCTATGTGGCGGCGGGGCGTCTGGTTGGCTATTACGAACCTTACATGCATGCCTGGGACTGCATGGCCGGGTATTGCCTCGTCAAGGAAGCGGGCGGCTGGCACCATCCTTTTCCGGTGAAAGGAGATGGGTTGACCAAGGGCGCGCCCGTTCTTGCTGCCGCGCCGGGCGCAGTCGATAATCTGAGGAAGATTGCTGGCCTATAA
- a CDS encoding acyl-CoA thioesterase yields MWAPTIGLSWLWGLGFFYSIHVTLTYGWLGFFGFAIANVGGLWLFGYILGRSKRTPDQIMKDIESRYVGVFLLFQMAALVVTIFGFVAYLWQPIVGEGASIGVAFLLLVSCAIGHALSLQQLKLLHIVYMIVGVAAGIVLLVGLRQTSDYPGVPLQSFDARFYGLVMPTLIGFLLGPWLDIQHWQRAVYIKREGGSVGLAYGAGALLFFGFLLLNALTASAVGPIGSIISIDGLPSAQGSVSAAAVLSAENGSTYLGIAFVIWTVIALASTVDSFYCATSWYLRGKNMRSNSPLLALIPDGIASSPLWLLIGAAWVAYAAVPANFSLMYFMMPFATLFVSASANLVCEALGAKPKFDPVLSFLIGCGSSLIFVLGYIQPVPGFLFLSPFIGLIGALPVIIELIGPKSKAIPVEIVDQPIRMMSPAPLTTATGSEEISQSHGFDGEWFVMHLTPTYDDTNSVGNVYFANYVRWVGKARELFFNVCMPDFDLATTRFYILTRSFTHDYRRESKEFEQISVRIKIAKHNRKFVTLQHEIHSAAQGLLGHGEQSLMFVDRDQYNPLDIPGEVIKGFLAYWPKDSRLSPNYRPVVQDKTKRQA; encoded by the coding sequence ATGTGGGCGCCTACAATTGGCCTATCCTGGTTATGGGGATTGGGTTTCTTCTATTCAATCCATGTCACCCTGACTTATGGCTGGCTGGGCTTTTTTGGGTTCGCGATTGCCAATGTCGGCGGGCTCTGGCTATTCGGTTATATTCTCGGTCGCAGCAAGCGAACGCCTGATCAGATCATGAAGGATATTGAAAGCCGCTATGTTGGCGTCTTTCTGCTTTTCCAGATGGCGGCGCTTGTTGTTACGATTTTCGGGTTTGTTGCCTATCTCTGGCAACCGATTGTCGGTGAGGGTGCATCGATCGGCGTCGCTTTCCTGCTTTTGGTCTCCTGTGCGATTGGACATGCCCTGTCCCTGCAACAGCTCAAATTGCTGCATATCGTCTACATGATTGTCGGTGTTGCCGCTGGTATTGTTCTGCTGGTCGGTCTGAGACAAACGTCTGATTATCCCGGTGTGCCGCTTCAAAGTTTCGATGCGCGTTTTTATGGTCTGGTTATGCCAACGCTGATCGGGTTTTTGCTCGGCCCTTGGCTCGACATCCAGCACTGGCAGCGTGCCGTCTATATCAAGCGCGAGGGTGGGTCTGTCGGCCTCGCCTATGGTGCTGGTGCCTTGCTGTTCTTCGGCTTTCTTTTGCTGAATGCGCTGACAGCCTCGGCGGTGGGACCCATTGGCAGCATTATTTCCATTGATGGTTTGCCCAGTGCGCAGGGATCTGTTTCCGCCGCGGCCGTGCTTTCTGCGGAAAATGGTTCGACCTATCTGGGAATCGCCTTTGTCATCTGGACTGTCATCGCATTGGCATCGACGGTCGACAGTTTTTACTGCGCTACCAGTTGGTATCTGCGCGGCAAAAACATGCGCAGCAACAGCCCGTTGCTTGCGCTTATCCCCGATGGCATTGCATCATCACCGCTCTGGTTGCTGATTGGTGCCGCCTGGGTCGCCTATGCGGCAGTGCCGGCAAACTTTTCACTCATGTATTTCATGATGCCTTTTGCGACATTGTTCGTCAGCGCCTCGGCCAATCTCGTGTGTGAAGCGCTCGGTGCTAAGCCGAAATTTGATCCCGTGCTGAGCTTTCTCATTGGCTGCGGATCATCCTTGATCTTCGTTCTGGGTTATATCCAGCCCGTGCCTGGCTTCCTGTTCCTGTCACCGTTTATCGGTTTGATCGGCGCGTTGCCTGTCATCATCGAATTGATAGGCCCGAAGTCGAAGGCCATTCCTGTGGAAATCGTGGATCAGCCGATCCGCATGATGAGTCCCGCACCGCTAACCACTGCGACGGGTTCGGAGGAAATCTCCCAATCGCATGGCTTCGATGGTGAGTGGTTCGTCATGCATCTCACACCGACCTATGACGACACCAATTCCGTGGGCAATGTGTATTTCGCCAATTATGTGCGCTGGGTTGGCAAGGCGCGTGAGCTGTTTTTTAATGTCTGCATGCCGGATTTTGATCTGGCAACAACGCGCTTCTACATTCTCACGCGCTCTTTCACCCATGATTACCGGCGGGAATCGAAGGAATTTGAACAGATCAGTGTTCGCATCAAGATCGCCAAGCACAACCGCAAGTTCGTAACATTGCAGCACGAGATTCACAGCGCGGCTCAGGGGCTGCTTGGCCATGGTGAGCAGTCTTTGATGTTTGTGGATCGGGATCAGTATAACCCGCTCGATATTCCGGGTGAGGTCATCAAGGGGTTTCTGGCCTATTGGCCCAAGGACTCGCGGCTGTCACCAAACTATCGTCCTGTTGTACAGGACAAAACCAAACGTCAGGCGTGA